A single Carnobacterium inhibens subsp. inhibens DSM 13024 DNA region contains:
- a CDS encoding MFS transporter: MRNIIFIFIIYITYISLGLPDSLLGVAWPDMVGEFHVTYSAVGIISMAIAVCTVISSLQTIRITQKTGTGKLVLSSILLTAMGLIGFAFTKNFFLLIVAALPLGFGAGAIDTSVNNYVSSNLKAYHMNWLHAFWGMGATLGPIIMGVVLDNHFSWRNGYLIIGSIQLILAFILLFSLPLWKQNEQKVAIEPNKSKLSFGALLKQKGVMWSLLSFLFYVGIEGTIFLWGSSYLVEIKSVTAASASFILSLFFASITLGRIISGFVTFWLSNPKLLLLSESILLIGICTVAIGRGSILYIGFILIGLGCAAIFPTMMHETPERFGARNSGAIIGFQVAFGYVGVTILPPLLGILFQRVSMNLFPLFLVGFVLILIVVTLLIEKGKTIEPL; encoded by the coding sequence ATGCGTAATATAATTTTTATATTTATTATTTACATCACCTATATCAGTTTAGGATTGCCAGACTCTCTTTTAGGAGTAGCTTGGCCTGATATGGTAGGAGAGTTTCATGTTACATATAGTGCAGTTGGAATTATTTCAATGGCGATTGCAGTTTGTACTGTTATTTCTAGTTTACAGACGATACGAATCACTCAAAAAACAGGAACAGGAAAATTAGTATTGAGTAGTATTTTGCTCACGGCGATGGGATTGATAGGGTTTGCGTTCACAAAGAATTTCTTTTTATTAATCGTTGCAGCGCTACCCTTAGGTTTTGGAGCTGGGGCTATTGACACTTCTGTAAATAACTACGTATCTTCTAATTTGAAAGCATATCATATGAATTGGTTACATGCTTTCTGGGGAATGGGAGCAACGTTAGGACCAATAATTATGGGAGTTGTTTTAGACAACCATTTTTCTTGGAGAAATGGTTATTTGATTATTGGTAGCATTCAATTAATATTAGCTTTTATTTTATTGTTTTCTCTTCCACTTTGGAAGCAAAACGAACAAAAAGTAGCTATAGAACCTAATAAAAGTAAACTATCTTTTGGAGCATTATTAAAACAGAAGGGAGTTATGTGGTCTCTATTATCATTCTTGTTTTATGTTGGTATAGAAGGAACTATTTTTTTATGGGGGAGTAGTTATTTAGTCGAAATAAAGTCAGTAACTGCAGCAAGTGCTAGTTTTATTCTATCTTTGTTTTTTGCAAGCATAACGTTAGGAAGAATTATCTCAGGATTTGTTACTTTTTGGCTATCTAACCCTAAATTACTATTGCTGAGTGAAAGCATACTTCTTATAGGTATTTGTACGGTTGCTATTGGAAGAGGTAGTATCTTATACATTGGATTTATACTTATTGGACTCGGCTGTGCAGCGATTTTTCCTACTATGATGCATGAAACACCTGAAAGATTTGGAGCAAGAAACTCGGGAGCAATTATTGGATTTCAAGTAGCTTTTGGTTATGTTGGAGTTACTATACTACCTCCATTATTAGGAATACTGTTTCAACGTGTCAGTATGAATCTATTCCCACTATTTTTAGTTGGTTTTGTCCTCATACTTATTGTAGTAACCCTCCTTATTGAGAAGGGCAAAACTATAGAACCATTATAA
- a CDS encoding GNAT family N-acetyltransferase, with translation MIRDMKMTDAEAIRLINATSLGYDISIEITKKQMVKLLADVNHHFFFVAEENGLVAGYVHAELYESLYSEPMLNVLALAVDQKHQKKGLGKQLMQKIEFVASELGLIGVRLNSGETRLGAHKFYESIGYTSDKFQKRFLKIIS, from the coding sequence ATGATTCGAGACATGAAGATGACGGATGCTGAAGCCATCAGATTAATAAATGCAACATCTCTAGGATATGATATCTCTATAGAAATTACTAAAAAACAAATGGTAAAATTATTAGCTGATGTTAATCACCACTTCTTTTTCGTTGCTGAAGAGAACGGTCTAGTTGCAGGATATGTTCATGCAGAATTATATGAATCACTGTATTCTGAACCCATGTTGAATGTATTGGCTCTAGCAGTTGATCAAAAGCATCAAAAAAAAGGCCTTGGAAAACAATTAATGCAGAAAATTGAATTCGTAGCCAGTGAACTTGGTCTAATTGGTGTACGATTAAATTCTGGAGAAACTAGGTTAGGAGCTCATAAATTTTATGAGTCTATTGGCTATACTAGTGATAAGTTTCAAAAGAGATTTCTAAAAATCATTTCTTGA
- a CDS encoding HIT family protein gives MKNCIFCNDIHPEQIIKETENFFIVFDINPIQKGHLLIISKEHYANIYDLPSETLHELIDLEKHMIKLIENNFEVLGVTSIKNNGNSMMEGTHFHLHIIPRYIQDGFWANQKVIEHAFDTDILRSFLTD, from the coding sequence ATGAAGAACTGTATTTTTTGTAATGATATACATCCTGAACAAATAATAAAAGAAACAGAAAACTTTTTTATCGTCTTTGATATAAACCCTATTCAAAAAGGGCATTTATTGATTATAAGCAAAGAGCATTATGCCAACATTTATGATTTACCAAGTGAGACGTTACATGAATTAATTGATTTAGAAAAACATATGATAAAACTTATAGAAAATAACTTTGAAGTTTTAGGAGTTACCTCTATAAAAAATAATGGTAATTCTATGATGGAAGGAACGCATTTTCATTTACATATCATTCCTCGTTACATACAAGATGGATTTTGGGCTAATCAGAAAGTAATTGAACATGCTTTTGATACCGATATCCTTCGTTCATTTCTAACTGACTAA
- a CDS encoding NUDIX hydrolase, translating to MDYIRWIRSYVGNQEIILNFSGGILTNQNNEILLQLRSDKKLWGLPGGAIEKGESVERAAIREVLEETGIQVKITALLGIYSNYFDTYPNGDKAQTITTMFIFETIESSISIDHAETLDLRFFSRDNLPEIANQQHEDAIRDYFSGKTGFYR from the coding sequence ATGGACTATATACGTTGGATAAGAAGTTATGTTGGCAATCAAGAAATTATCTTGAATTTTTCAGGTGGAATCCTGACCAATCAAAATAATGAAATTTTATTGCAGTTACGAAGTGACAAAAAATTGTGGGGCTTACCAGGAGGAGCTATTGAGAAAGGGGAGTCTGTTGAACGCGCTGCAATTAGAGAAGTTTTAGAAGAAACGGGGATACAAGTCAAAATTACAGCGCTATTAGGTATTTATTCTAATTACTTTGATACTTATCCAAATGGAGATAAAGCCCAAACAATTACAACCATGTTTATTTTTGAAACCATTGAAAGCAGCATATCTATCGACCATGCTGAAACGTTAGATTTACGATTCTTTTCTAGAGACAACTTGCCAGAAATTGCTAATCAACAGCATGAAGATGCAATAAGAGATTATTTTTCAGGGAAGACAGGATTTTATCGGTAG
- a CDS encoding cupin domain-containing protein — protein sequence MDYKDYGKKPYMLNIEDATNQNDNFRTTIWTGDKLQLTVMSIQPNDEAGLEVHKYSDQFIRIEEGQGICQMGSTKDNLNFERAITKNDAVIVPANMWHNIINTGGKSMKLYTIYSSPEHKQGTIHRLREDAPKSIDD from the coding sequence ATGGATTATAAAGATTATGGCAAGAAGCCATATATGTTAAATATTGAAGATGCTACTAATCAAAACGACAATTTCCGTACAACGATATGGACTGGCGACAAATTGCAATTAACGGTCATGTCCATACAACCCAATGATGAAGCTGGATTAGAAGTTCACAAATATAGTGACCAATTTATTCGTATTGAAGAGGGACAAGGTATTTGCCAAATGGGATCCACCAAGGATAATCTGAATTTCGAAAGGGCGATCACAAAGAATGATGCAGTAATTGTTCCAGCAAATATGTGGCACAACATTATTAACACTGGTGGTAAGTCTATGAAACTATATACGATTTATTCAAGTCCAGAACACAAACAAGGAACGATTCATCGCTTACGAGAAGATGCGCCAAAAAGTATTGACGACTAA
- a CDS encoding NADPH-dependent FMN reductase translates to MANKSVFTRMSETLFGKTEQTTREEKGTNNMKIGIISGSVREGRNSAAVTEWIHEFAVNRNDEGVEYEMVALADYDLPLLGAKLSEERQATAGAAIQAWSEKMASFDGYVFITPEYNHAVGGALKNATDFLKVEVANKAAALVGYGSLGGARAHENMRVILGELSVASVHTTTNFSLMTDFENMSVFKPNDYNKVNAQGMFDDLLLWTKALNTIR, encoded by the coding sequence TTGGCTAACAAATCGGTATTTACTCGAATGAGCGAAACTTTATTCGGAAAAACAGAACAAACAACACGAGAAGAAAAGGGGACGAACAATATGAAAATCGGTATTATCTCAGGAAGCGTACGTGAAGGAAGAAATTCAGCAGCAGTAACAGAATGGATCCACGAATTTGCAGTAAACAGAAATGACGAAGGTGTCGAGTATGAAATGGTTGCTTTAGCAGATTACGACTTGCCATTGTTAGGTGCTAAACTTTCTGAAGAACGTCAAGCAACAGCTGGCGCAGCTATTCAAGCATGGTCTGAAAAAATGGCTTCATTTGACGGATATGTGTTTATCACTCCAGAATACAACCATGCAGTAGGGGGAGCATTGAAAAATGCGACCGACTTCTTAAAAGTAGAAGTAGCGAACAAAGCAGCAGCATTAGTTGGATACGGCAGTTTAGGTGGCGCACGTGCTCACGAAAATATGCGTGTGATCTTAGGAGAATTGAGTGTAGCATCAGTGCACACAACAACAAACTTCTCATTAATGACGGACTTTGAAAACATGAGTGTTTTCAAACCAAATGACTACAATAAAGTAAATGCACAAGGCATGTTTGATGACTTGTTGTTATGGACGAAAGCTTTAAATACAATTAGATAA
- a CDS encoding RrF2 family transcriptional regulator yields MKYSKATNYALHSMVHLAMESNNEAVRVEDLAKHQRLSATYLSKILTKLSKAGLITSTPGVKGGYRLLLSPEKCTFLDIIQAIEGHESLLNCTMSHDGKWNRDCLIERAVADAEDKMKDELAHKTIAGILNQMQERN; encoded by the coding sequence ATGAAATACTCAAAAGCAACAAACTATGCTTTGCATTCTATGGTTCATTTAGCAATGGAATCTAATAATGAAGCAGTAAGGGTAGAAGATCTAGCTAAACACCAAAGATTATCGGCTACTTATTTATCAAAAATACTAACAAAATTATCAAAAGCTGGATTGATTACATCAACTCCTGGAGTGAAAGGCGGATATCGTTTATTACTTTCGCCAGAAAAGTGTACATTTCTTGATATTATTCAAGCGATAGAAGGGCACGAATCACTACTAAACTGTACGATGTCTCATGATGGCAAGTGGAATAGAGATTGCTTGATTGAACGTGCAGTCGCAGATGCAGAAGATAAGATGAAAGATGAACTTGCACATAAGACGATTGCAGGTATTTTAAATCAAATGCAAGAAAGAAATTAG
- a CDS encoding SulP family inorganic anion transporter, producing MQKYKNEWFGNIKGDILAGIVVCLALFPEVIGFMLVAGVEPIVGVYATFFITATAAFFGGRTGLISAAAGSVALVLANLVADYGVEYLFAATILAGIIQVVLGLFKIGKLMRYIPKPVMLGFVNGLGIMMFLSQLDHFKGGPILLVLGIIGIAIIFLAPKLTKKIPAPIISIIVVTALVLGFDLNAQLLGDLGTISSDLPKFSIPSVPMNLETLKIILPTSLSVAIVGLVESLLTAQLVDELTNEPSDKNRESMSQGIGNMLSGFFGGIAGCGMIGQTIINLNYGGIGRLATFLSGFFMLMSVVLFNKVVVQIPIIALAAVMVVVAYETIDWRSVKRLNVMPKNESFVMILTVGIVLVTHNLAYGVVAGTLVSAIFAAFTMTHFQVEKGTAQDEYHYKAHGHLYFASAEKFLDFFVHDFDHEGELIIDVSAMTLWDSTAVEAVDKLISKNKDSNVTFINANKQSKDLFKKNTTHNNE from the coding sequence ATGCAAAAGTATAAAAATGAATGGTTTGGTAATATCAAAGGAGATATTCTAGCGGGAATTGTCGTTTGTTTAGCTTTATTCCCCGAAGTCATCGGCTTCATGCTGGTTGCTGGCGTGGAACCCATTGTTGGAGTCTATGCCACATTCTTCATTACGGCTACTGCCGCATTCTTTGGAGGTCGAACAGGGCTGATTTCAGCAGCTGCAGGATCAGTTGCATTAGTTTTGGCAAATTTAGTTGCTGATTACGGTGTAGAGTATCTTTTTGCTGCGACTATTTTAGCCGGAATCATACAAGTTGTGTTAGGTTTATTTAAAATAGGGAAATTAATGCGCTATATTCCCAAGCCTGTTATGCTTGGATTTGTGAATGGTTTAGGAATTATGATGTTCTTGTCTCAACTAGATCATTTCAAAGGCGGACCCATCTTACTAGTACTTGGGATTATTGGAATTGCTATTATCTTTTTGGCTCCCAAGCTAACGAAAAAAATTCCTGCACCCATTATCTCAATTATAGTGGTTACGGCTCTTGTGTTAGGGTTTGATCTTAATGCACAACTGTTAGGTGATTTAGGGACTATTTCAAGTGACTTGCCTAAGTTTAGTATTCCAAGTGTGCCAATGAATTTAGAAACATTGAAAATTATTTTACCAACTTCACTTTCTGTAGCCATAGTCGGTTTAGTAGAATCCTTATTGACAGCACAATTAGTGGATGAATTAACAAACGAACCAAGTGATAAAAATCGTGAGTCTATGAGTCAAGGAATCGGAAATATGTTGTCTGGTTTCTTTGGTGGTATTGCTGGTTGTGGAATGATCGGTCAAACCATCATCAACCTTAATTATGGCGGAATCGGTCGTTTAGCGACTTTCTTGTCTGGTTTCTTCATGTTAATGTCTGTAGTATTATTTAATAAAGTAGTAGTGCAAATTCCTATAATTGCTTTGGCGGCGGTAATGGTAGTCGTAGCCTATGAAACCATTGACTGGAGATCCGTTAAACGATTAAATGTCATGCCCAAAAATGAAAGTTTTGTTATGATTTTAACCGTTGGAATTGTTTTAGTTACACATAATTTAGCCTATGGTGTAGTTGCCGGGACTCTAGTAAGTGCTATTTTTGCAGCATTTACAATGACACATTTCCAGGTAGAAAAAGGCACAGCACAAGATGAGTATCACTACAAGGCACATGGACATCTTTACTTCGCCTCTGCTGAAAAGTTCTTAGATTTTTTTGTACATGACTTTGATCATGAAGGAGAATTAATTATCGATGTCAGCGCGATGACTTTATGGGATTCAACGGCTGTTGAAGCTGTTGATAAATTAATCAGTAAAAATAAAGATTCTAATGTGACCTTTATCAACGCTAATAAACAAAGCAAAGATTTATTTAAGAAAAATACTACGCATAATAATGAATAA
- a CDS encoding S-(hydroxymethyl)glutathione dehydrogenase/class III alcohol dehydrogenase produces MKSKAAVAFGPNEPLKIVEIDVEEPKENEVLVKILYTSVCHTDAFTLSGEDPEGIFPAVLGHEGAGIVVSVGKGVTSVKSGDHVIPLYTPECGKCEFCLSGKTNLCSAVRETQGKGLMPDGTTRFSYNGEPIYHYMGTSTFSEYTVVNEINLVKVDEDAPLDKVCLFGCGVTTGLGAVKHTAKVEEGAVTAVFGLGAIGLAVIQGLKKANAKQIIAVDLNPDKWELAKQMGATDFVNPADYDRPIQEVIVEMTNGGVDYSFECIGNVEVMKSALEACHKGWGESIIIGVAGAGKEIHTRPFQLVTGRVWRGSAFGGVKGRTELPGMVQDFMDGEIDLDSFITHHLAFKDINEAFDLLHKGESIRTILTYEGSD; encoded by the coding sequence ATGAAAAGCAAAGCAGCAGTCGCATTTGGCCCGAATGAGCCACTTAAAATCGTTGAAATTGATGTAGAAGAACCAAAAGAAAATGAAGTATTAGTAAAAATATTGTACACATCTGTCTGTCATACAGATGCATTTACTTTATCAGGAGAAGATCCAGAAGGAATTTTCCCAGCTGTTTTAGGACATGAAGGAGCGGGCATAGTTGTATCCGTAGGTAAAGGAGTAACATCTGTAAAATCAGGGGATCATGTCATTCCTTTATATACACCAGAATGTGGAAAATGTGAGTTCTGTCTTTCTGGTAAAACCAATTTATGCAGTGCAGTTCGGGAAACTCAAGGAAAAGGATTAATGCCTGACGGGACTACAAGATTTTCATACAATGGAGAACCTATCTACCATTACATGGGAACGAGCACATTTAGTGAATACACTGTAGTTAATGAAATTAATTTAGTAAAAGTTGATGAAGATGCTCCTTTAGACAAAGTTTGTTTGTTTGGTTGTGGAGTCACTACTGGTCTTGGAGCTGTTAAACATACTGCAAAAGTCGAAGAAGGTGCTGTCACAGCAGTATTTGGATTAGGAGCAATTGGTTTAGCGGTTATTCAAGGATTAAAGAAAGCAAATGCAAAACAAATTATTGCTGTAGATTTAAATCCTGATAAATGGGAATTAGCTAAACAAATGGGAGCGACTGATTTCGTTAATCCCGCTGATTATGATCGACCAATTCAAGAAGTTATTGTAGAAATGACAAATGGTGGTGTAGATTACAGTTTTGAATGTATTGGTAACGTTGAAGTAATGAAATCTGCCCTTGAAGCCTGTCATAAAGGATGGGGAGAAAGTATTATCATCGGTGTAGCCGGTGCAGGGAAAGAAATCCACACACGTCCATTCCAATTAGTAACTGGCCGTGTATGGCGCGGGTCAGCATTTGGCGGAGTAAAAGGGCGCACGGAGTTGCCAGGAATGGTTCAAGATTTTATGGATGGTGAAATTGATTTAGATTCGTTTATTACGCATCACTTAGCATTCAAAGATATTAACGAAGCGTTTGATTTATTGCACAAAGGTGAATCAATCCGCACTATTTTAACGTATGAGGGGAGTGATTAA
- a CDS encoding NAD(P)/FAD-dependent oxidoreductase — translation MIDVVVIGGGPAGMSAALVAGRGRKQVLLIDEEKPRNAVTHESHAFLTRDGIKPEVFREKGRRDLLKYPTISIKKSKILSIEKPLEDSFELTAESGEIINTKSVVLATGVTETLPNVKGIENYYGSSIFSCPFCDGWEMKDRPLILITESVQALHVIKLLKNWTDDLIVATNGNRIFDADQKRLLETNNIRLIEEMIVELKGTDGELQSIVFESGEEIKRSGGFCTTVLDNKLPFIEQLGIEVNEAGFIIADVMGHTNIKGIYAAGEITGPSQLIVSASQGHMVGIGIIADSCEEAF, via the coding sequence ATGATTGATGTTGTTGTAATCGGTGGAGGTCCTGCGGGAATGAGTGCTGCTTTAGTAGCCGGAAGAGGTAGAAAGCAAGTGCTGCTTATTGATGAAGAAAAGCCAAGAAATGCTGTGACGCATGAATCTCATGCATTCTTAACTAGAGACGGTATCAAGCCGGAAGTTTTCAGAGAAAAGGGCAGAAGGGATTTACTTAAATACCCAACAATTTCTATAAAAAAAAGCAAAATTCTATCCATTGAAAAACCGTTGGAAGACTCATTTGAATTAACTGCCGAGTCAGGTGAAATAATCAATACCAAAAGTGTCGTCTTAGCTACAGGAGTAACAGAGACGCTTCCAAATGTTAAAGGAATTGAAAACTATTATGGAAGCAGTATTTTCTCTTGTCCTTTCTGTGATGGATGGGAGATGAAAGATAGACCCCTGATACTCATAACAGAATCAGTTCAGGCTTTACATGTTATTAAATTATTGAAAAATTGGACGGATGATCTTATTGTAGCAACTAACGGAAATAGAATCTTTGATGCCGACCAGAAGAGACTTTTGGAAACAAATAATATTCGCCTGATAGAAGAAATGATTGTTGAATTAAAAGGCACAGACGGAGAACTTCAGAGCATTGTCTTCGAAAGTGGAGAAGAAATCAAAAGATCAGGAGGATTCTGTACTACAGTACTGGATAATAAACTTCCATTCATTGAGCAATTAGGCATAGAAGTCAACGAAGCAGGATTTATTATCGCTGATGTCATGGGACATACGAACATAAAGGGGATTTATGCTGCAGGAGAAATAACAGGACCCTCTCAATTGATTGTTTCTGCCAGTCAAGGTCATATGGTGGGTATAGGAATTATAGCCGATTCTTGTGAAGAAGCTTTTTAG
- a CDS encoding class I SAM-dependent methyltransferase: MGHINQFNQLAAKYDTPKNRYMAKRAADAIRNLLDESHKKTAIDFGCGTGLVGLDLLEDFESIIFVDASTKMIEQVEKKLADRDTKKATVLCLDIEKDAQLPYKVDTIILSLVLHHIPDSHRLLSKLYDTLNEGGQLLIIEMEKQEKGSNHHEHGIDRSVLATTLSGLGYQHIQSDIFYDAKKESDGQEASRFVLSARKNLN; this comes from the coding sequence ATGGGACATATAAATCAATTTAATCAGTTGGCAGCAAAGTATGATACACCAAAGAATAGGTATATGGCTAAACGTGCTGCTGATGCTATACGTAATTTGTTAGATGAAAGTCATAAAAAGACAGCTATCGATTTTGGTTGCGGTACAGGGCTTGTGGGACTAGACTTGCTAGAGGATTTTGAATCTATCATTTTTGTAGATGCATCTACAAAAATGATTGAACAGGTAGAGAAGAAACTAGCAGATAGAGATACAAAAAAAGCAACCGTACTGTGCCTGGATATTGAAAAAGACGCTCAGCTTCCCTACAAAGTGGATACAATCATACTATCTCTAGTATTGCATCATATTCCAGATAGTCACCGTCTATTATCAAAACTTTATGATACATTAAATGAAGGTGGACAATTGCTAATTATTGAAATGGAAAAACAAGAAAAAGGTTCAAACCACCATGAACACGGAATTGACAGATCAGTATTAGCAACTACTTTATCAGGACTAGGTTACCAGCATATCCAGTCAGATATCTTCTATGATGCAAAAAAGGAGAGCGATGGACAAGAAGCATCAAGATTTGTTCTAAGCGCCAGAAAGAACTTAAACTAA
- a CDS encoding DUF2785 domain-containing protein yields the protein MLIEKLEEKNYSNNKLLLKEMVLNIGNPNPYIRDKLVYNSFLEIITKNYLTNAQLKNLFEQLVTNQYFLYKIGSKNDDTVYKRSFSALTLGILINKEQSFLEKFHISFSVDKTCFFLLNEQDRRGFTNEKGWAHSIAHCTDLLDEIVTHPLFEQDLYDKTLESILFCVNDSFVYEDDEIERLSTPSAALINRYGLSQEYLSMIDRLISNFLSKQSYSHLDTRMISNVRNYLRAVYFKVNLEENKRVLLNRLKKITT from the coding sequence ATGCTAATTGAAAAGTTGGAAGAGAAAAATTACAGTAACAACAAGTTACTTCTAAAAGAGATGGTACTAAATATAGGCAATCCCAACCCTTATATTAGAGACAAATTAGTCTATAACTCTTTTTTAGAAATAATTACGAAGAATTACTTAACGAATGCTCAATTAAAAAATTTATTTGAGCAATTAGTTACTAATCAATATTTCCTATATAAAATAGGTTCTAAAAATGATGATACTGTTTATAAACGGTCCTTTTCGGCACTTACATTAGGTATACTGATAAATAAAGAACAATCTTTTCTAGAAAAATTTCATATTTCTTTTAGTGTAGATAAAACGTGTTTTTTTCTTTTAAACGAACAAGATAGAAGGGGATTTACTAATGAAAAGGGGTGGGCACATTCAATTGCTCATTGTACTGATTTGTTAGATGAAATCGTTACTCATCCATTATTTGAACAAGATCTATATGATAAAACTTTAGAGTCTATATTATTTTGTGTAAATGATTCTTTTGTCTACGAAGATGATGAAATAGAAAGACTTTCCACTCCTAGCGCTGCATTGATAAACCGTTATGGATTATCTCAAGAGTATCTCAGTATGATAGATCGACTGATTAGTAATTTTTTATCAAAGCAAAGCTATAGTCATTTAGATACTCGAATGATTAGTAATGTACGCAATTACTTAAGAGCTGTTTATTTTAAAGTCAATTTAGAAGAAAATAAACGAGTGCTGCTAAATCGTTTAAAGAAAATTACTACATAA
- a CDS encoding winged helix-turn-helix transcriptional regulator — translation MLITYKDKEFYTSKDLALSVIGGRWKIAIIWALLHESPLRLSELQRQFPDINQRTLIRQLRELEEDNIIHRTIYPVVPPKVDYILTDIGLSLEPVVTTICDWGDLFQQSLNSN, via the coding sequence ATGTTGATCACTTATAAAGATAAAGAATTTTATACAAGTAAAGATCTAGCTCTCTCTGTTATTGGCGGGCGCTGGAAAATTGCGATTATTTGGGCATTACTTCATGAATCTCCCTTACGTCTGAGTGAATTGCAGAGACAGTTTCCAGATATCAACCAGAGAACGTTAATTCGGCAATTAAGAGAACTGGAAGAAGATAACATTATTCACCGAACCATTTATCCGGTAGTACCTCCCAAAGTTGATTATATATTAACCGATATTGGTTTAAGTCTAGAGCCAGTTGTAACAACCATTTGTGATTGGGGAGATCTTTTTCAGCAGTCTTTAAACTCGAATTAA
- the fghA gene encoding S-formylglutathione hydrolase — translation MVVEQLEMHLSFQGEQRKYHHFSKVLNCDMVFSLYLPPSFEEKELSLIWWLSGLTCTDDNFSQKSGFQKAAADQTVAVIIPDTSPRGDKVPDDEGWDLGKGASFYLNATQDPWVENYQMYTYLTEELPQIVYSLIPHFSGKESIMGHSMGGHGAIMMGLKERDRFASISAFAPILNPSQVPWGQKAFTAYLGSDESSWQEWDSTSLIEQTEKVPPILITQGMSDNFYEVQLQEKEFLKAAGDKPVFYRSEKGYDHSYFTIATFIEEHIQFHVNELKK, via the coding sequence ATGGTTGTCGAACAACTTGAAATGCATCTCTCTTTTCAAGGAGAGCAACGTAAATACCATCATTTTTCCAAAGTGTTAAATTGTGATATGGTGTTTAGCCTTTATTTGCCGCCATCATTTGAAGAAAAGGAACTATCGCTTATTTGGTGGTTATCTGGATTGACATGTACAGATGATAATTTTAGTCAAAAAAGCGGCTTTCAAAAAGCTGCTGCAGATCAGACAGTAGCCGTGATTATTCCAGATACCTCTCCAAGGGGAGACAAGGTACCTGATGATGAAGGATGGGACTTAGGAAAAGGTGCAAGCTTCTACCTAAACGCAACACAAGATCCTTGGGTTGAAAATTATCAAATGTACACTTATTTAACAGAAGAATTACCCCAAATAGTTTATAGTCTGATCCCACATTTCTCGGGAAAAGAAAGTATCATGGGACATTCAATGGGTGGACATGGAGCGATCATGATGGGTTTGAAAGAACGGGATCGTTTTGCTTCAATTTCAGCATTCGCTCCTATTTTAAATCCCTCACAGGTACCATGGGGACAAAAAGCATTCACAGCCTATTTAGGTTCAGATGAATCTTCATGGCAAGAATGGGATTCAACAAGTTTGATAGAACAAACTGAAAAAGTTCCTCCTATTCTAATTACTCAAGGCATGTCCGATAATTTTTATGAAGTACAATTGCAAGAAAAAGAATTTTTAAAAGCTGCAGGTGATAAACCGGTCTTTTACCGGTCGGAAAAAGGATACGATCATAGTTACTTTACAATCGCGACATTTATAGAAGAACATATACAATTTCATGTGAATGAATTGAAAAAATAA